CATGTCGTCACATATCACCGGCTTGGCGTCGAAAGACCATCCGGATTTACAACTCAGTTTTTCTCTCCAGCCGCTGGCCGACATCCACCTTGAGCCTCGCTACGAAGGCGAATCGATCTCCTCCACCGATCCAATCTACCATATTGTACTGTCAGCCATCGCTCTGGCGATCCTGACCATTGCCAGTATCAATTTCGTCACCTTATCGGTGGGACGTTCCAGCACTCGCACGCGCGAAGTCGGGTTGCGCAAAGTTCTGGGGGCTCGCCGCGGCCAACTCATGAAACAGTTCTGGGGTGAACCGCTCCTTTTGTGTGTCGCAGCCGGGATACTTGGTGTGGCCCTGACCGAAGGGTTTCTGCCGACCTTCAGTGAGCTGGCCCAAAGACAGTTATCGCTCGATCTTTTTACCGACTGGACAATCCTGCCCACTTTGCTGGCCGTGGTCTTAATTACGGCATTCCTGGCCGGAATCTATCCTGCCGCTTTGCTGTCACGATTGGCCCCAACAGACGCCATGCGCGGGACCGCTGCTTTCGGCGGGCGCCGCCGCATAATACAAACCCTGGTGGTGTCGCAGTTTGCGCTGTCTGTTTTTCTGATCCTCAGTACGTTGGTGATATCATCGCAATTGGATTTTGTCCGCAGCAGACCGTTGGGTTACGACAAGGATTACGTTGTGAGTGTGACCACCAACACAGAAGGCGAGGAGGCGGCCGACCTGGTCGCACGTTTCCGTAACGAGCTGGCGGGTCAACCGGGCATCGTTGACATTTCCGGATACTCGTATCCGTTCGGCCAGTCGTGGCTCTACGTCCGAATCCCCGACGAGGGTGGGACAACTGTTCTGATAGGAGAGGATGTAACCGGACCGGCCTTCTCCATCGCCGGCGACACGGCTGTCTACTTCTATCTGAATTGGATTGATCCATATTATATTCCGACCATGGGGATCAAGATGGTTGCCGGACGCAACTTTTCCCCGGACTATTCCTCAGACCAAAACGGAGCTATCCTGATCAATGAAACGGCAGCCAGACATTTGGGCCTTGATAACCCGGTTGGGCAGAAACTGCCGAAGGGTTTCAGCGATGCCACGATTGTGGGTGTGGTCGAGGACTTTCACTACTATCCACTGCACCGCAAGATCGATCCGCTGGTGTTTCACATGCCGCGACACGACAATCTGAGCAGCCTGTTTGAAATCGCGGTACGTGTTCGGTCGGACGATGTCCCGGCCACTCTTGCCCGCATCGAGAACGCCTGGGACCGTACCAGCAACGGCAAACCGTTTGCATACGAGTTTGTGGATGAGACCGTCGATCAACAATACGCAGACGAACGACGCTGGCGGGAAATCGTGCGCAATGCCTCAGCTCTGTCTATCCTGATCACCTGCCTGGGTCTGTTCGGACTGACCTCGCTGGCCGCAGCCAAACGGACCCGTGAAATCGGCATCCGCAAAGTGCTGGGTGCCACGGAGTCGAACATCGTTCGATTAGTCTCCAAGGAGTTCATTGTTCTCGCCGCTATCGGCATCGCCGTCGCCAGCCCGATAGGGTATCTTTCGTTAAGCCGATGGCTGGACAGGTTCGCCTATCATCCAAGTCTCGGTTGGGAGACCATTGCACTCGCGGGATCGGTTTCCCTGGCCATTGCTCTCACATCGGTGAGTGTTCAGGCGCTGAAAGCTGCCCGCGCCAATCCAGTAGACTCAATCAAGTATGAATAGAAACGGAGAACATCGTGGTCAAGAACTATCTGGTAATAGCCCTTAGAAACCTCTACCGCAACAAACTCTACACGGTGGTTAACCTGGTCGGGCTGGGTGTAGCCATGGCCTTGTGTGTTGGCGCCTACGTCAACTATGAGTTCGGCGCCGACTTTGACTCCTTTCATGAAAAGGCCGATCAAATCCACACGATAAACAGCTACCGCTTGGTGGACGGCAACCGTCAAAACTGGTCACTGACACCTGAGCCGATGGCCCCGGCCATGGCCTCGGAAATCCCGGGCATAAAGAACTGGAGCAGGGTAACACGCAGCGGCGGCATCATGCGCCATGAAGAACAAGTGTTCAACGAGACCTTCTACTACGTGGACGATGGTTTCTTTGACATGATCTCGTTTGACATTATATCCGGCACGGAGGATACCTTCGACGATCACGCCGGCATCATCATAACCGAGGACCTGGCTCAGAAATACTTTGGGAACGAAACCGCCGTCGGAAAACGCATGATTCTCTCGCCCGATGGACAACAAGAGTATGACTTCGTCGTCTACGGCGTCATGGCCAAGCCACCCAAGAACTCCTCGATGCAACCGAACGTACTCGTGCCTTACGCAAAGTCCGCCGACCTGCGGGAGCGTGATCTGACCAGTTGGGACCGATGGACTCGGGCCGTTCTGATTGAAACCGAACCGGGGGTCTCAATAGCATCGATCGAGACTCAATTGGATAGGTATCTTTCGCACACCAACGAAGCCAACCCGACTTTTGAAATGGCCGGGTTTTATGTTTCACCTCTGACCGAACTGGCCGAACACTCACGCAACGTCTACGGCGGCCCGTTCTGGCAGGGCATGCACCCGGCGGCAGTTTACGGCCCGACTGTCACCGCAATTCTCGTACTGCTGTTGGCCTGTTTTAACTTCATCAATACGTCAATCGCGTTTTCCTCAAGACGGCTCAAAGAGATCGGCATCCGCAAAGTCATCGGCGGGCAGCGCGGACAGTTGGTCAAGCAGTTCATAGGCGAAAACTTGTTGTTGTGCCTGGTCTCACTGGTCGTAGCCGCCGCTTTGGCCGAGGTGATCGTGCCTGCCTATTCCAGCCTCTGGCCGGATTTGGAACTGACCATGAACTATGCCGACAATCTGGGGTTAGTCGGCTTCCTGGTTGGATTACTCCTGTTCACCGGTCTCGCGGCGGGGGCTTATCCGGCCCTATACGTTAGCAAGTTCAACCCCGTGGCTATATTCAAGGGCAAGCAAAAACTGGGCGGCAACAACACCATCACCCGGATCCTACTAACTTTCCAGTTTGCTCTGGCCATGACGACTATCATTGCCGCGGTCGTTTACAGCAAGAACGCTGAGTTCATCCAAACTATGGAACTTGGTTTTGACCGAA
This is a stretch of genomic DNA from Candidatus Zixiibacteriota bacterium. It encodes these proteins:
- a CDS encoding ABC transporter permease, which produces MVKNYLVIALRNLYRNKLYTVVNLVGLGVAMALCVGAYVNYEFGADFDSFHEKADQIHTINSYRLVDGNRQNWSLTPEPMAPAMASEIPGIKNWSRVTRSGGIMRHEEQVFNETFYYVDDGFFDMISFDIISGTEDTFDDHAGIIITEDLAQKYFGNETAVGKRMILSPDGQQEYDFVVYGVMAKPPKNSSMQPNVLVPYAKSADLRERDLTSWDRWTRAVLIETEPGVSIASIETQLDRYLSHTNEANPTFEMAGFYVSPLTELAEHSRNVYGGPFWQGMHPAAVYGPTVTAILVLLLACFNFINTSIAFSSRRLKEIGIRKVIGGQRGQLVKQFIGENLLLCLVSLVVAAALAEVIVPAYSSLWPDLELTMNYADNLGLVGFLVGLLLFTGLAAGAYPALYVSKFNPVAIFKGKQKLGGNNTITRILLTFQFALAMTTIIAAVVYSKNAEFIQTMELGFDRNTVLLVRVSNETEFEIMRNAVKDHPKILSVGGTEHLMGWSFAADDAIYEEERRRVHLFNVGENHFETMGFTLLEGRTFDSELAIDYEEAVIVNELLVEEFGWSSALDKYLTFEITDSTTEQCRVVGVVKNFYPNGVDSKLRPTVMRLVRPEAYTFLSVKSDPATTTEVAGFVQETFTRLIPTRPYDGFWQDETLADETLTNNAIRLVFLWIAGMVVIISGMGLFALVSLKIARRTKELGIRKILGATMMNISYLISRELLVMITLGCILASGLGYYLVDALCSSIWTYYTDFGVTPYLSSGLLVMGVAALTVGFQVYRVSSNNPVEAIRDE
- a CDS encoding ABC transporter permease, with protein sequence MLRNYLLVALRNLYRNKLYSAIGVIGLSLGVTCCLLSFLYIRHELSFDRFHANGDNIYRLIQTESESHSSSAGSSSTSPMLREAVKTGISSVTQATLVTGSEHVVSRGAKSFTESVLSVDNDFLQMFSFELRGGDPATALLDPSSVVVTEDIAQKYFGSGDPIGETVTILLGETNVDLIVSAIIEAAPVTSSIQYDCLISASLLKHTIPEEVTQSWTNVLVSTYVQIPPGTDIGSLERAMSSHITGLASKDHPDLQLSFSLQPLADIHLEPRYEGESISSTDPIYHIVLSAIALAILTIASINFVTLSVGRSSTRTREVGLRKVLGARRGQLMKQFWGEPLLLCVAAGILGVALTEGFLPTFSELAQRQLSLDLFTDWTILPTLLAVVLITAFLAGIYPAALLSRLAPTDAMRGTAAFGGRRRIIQTLVVSQFALSVFLILSTLVISSQLDFVRSRPLGYDKDYVVSVTTNTEGEEAADLVARFRNELAGQPGIVDISGYSYPFGQSWLYVRIPDEGGTTVLIGEDVTGPAFSIAGDTAVYFYLNWIDPYYIPTMGIKMVAGRNFSPDYSSDQNGAILINETAARHLGLDNPVGQKLPKGFSDATIVGVVEDFHYYPLHRKIDPLVFHMPRHDNLSSLFEIAVRVRSDDVPATLARIENAWDRTSNGKPFAYEFVDETVDQQYADERRWREIVRNASALSILITCLGLFGLTSLAAAKRTREIGIRKVLGATESNIVRLVSKEFIVLAAIGIAVASPIGYLSLSRWLDRFAYHPSLGWETIALAGSVSLAIALTSVSVQALKAARANPVDSIKYE